One Patescibacteria group bacterium genomic region harbors:
- a CDS encoding HAD family phosphatase, which translates to MKIKTIIFDVGGVLVEKIFNPILNELANRYDLDYAVLKEYSWSLFDKVMLGEMTEKELFKDIINKFNIPAEVALLEERSTHLNPIPEVWEFVKKLQYKYKLIILSNLGRDWVKLREEQFHISDWFDEVVWSCDVGINKPDRRIFNYIIDKFALDPEACVFIDDKQNNIDAAQSFGMKGIVYQNPPQLEQDLAALGIDVAS; encoded by the coding sequence ATGAAAATAAAAACTATTATTTTTGATGTGGGCGGAGTCTTGGTTGAGAAAATATTCAACCCCATTCTAAATGAGCTGGCCAACAGATATGATCTGGACTATGCTGTTTTAAAAGAATATTCCTGGTCACTGTTTGATAAAGTGATGCTAGGAGAAATGACCGAAAAGGAATTATTTAAGGATATCATCAATAAATTCAATATTCCCGCGGAGGTAGCTTTATTAGAAGAAAGGTCTACGCATCTCAATCCTATCCCGGAAGTTTGGGAGTTTGTAAAGAAATTGCAGTACAAATATAAACTCATTATTCTGTCTAATTTAGGCCGGGACTGGGTCAAACTGAGAGAAGAGCAATTTCATATTTCCGATTGGTTTGATGAAGTTGTGTGGTCCTGCGATGTTGGTATCAATAAACCAGATAGACGGATTTTTAACTATATAATTGATAAGTTTGCTCTCGATCCGGAAGCATGTGTTTTTATAGATGATAAACAAAATAATATTGATGCGGCTCAGAGCTTTGGAATGAAGGGAATAGTTTATCAGAATCCTCCACAGCTTGAGCAAGACTTGGCTGCATTAGGAATTGATGTTGCATCTTGA
- a CDS encoding DUF1653 domain-containing protein → MEILTLSEQAKSFQPGFYQHYKGPEYAALRVVHHSETLEELVLYKHLDDDSYWVRPLAMFLENVEVNGQIMPRFKYLRATNE, encoded by the coding sequence ATGGAGATATTAACATTATCAGAACAGGCAAAAAGTTTTCAACCAGGTTTTTATCAACACTACAAAGGGCCCGAGTACGCAGCGCTGCGAGTAGTCCACCACAGCGAAACTTTGGAGGAGCTAGTTTTATACAAACACTTGGACGATGATAGTTATTGGGTGCGACCGCTCGCAATGTTTTTAGAAAATGTTGAAGTTAACGGCCAAATCATGCCGCGGTTTAAATATTTGAGAGCCACTAATGAATAA
- a CDS encoding alpha/beta fold hydrolase produces MNKVVYILHGLGADSHANWFPWLKQELKNKGYTVAVPDFPCSAMPKLDEWLQVLHSVMGQYGEGILIGHSLGGLLAVQYLLSGGKAPKVILAATPYAKFPLAPEIDGFFPTVQDLFEIKNLTEFVIFQSDNDPYLRPDDGAKWVQALGGKLTVLPGQGHLLSEEFPEICQFLEV; encoded by the coding sequence ATGAATAAGGTAGTTTATATTCTGCATGGCTTAGGGGCGGATTCGCATGCGAATTGGTTTCCGTGGTTAAAACAAGAATTAAAAAATAAAGGCTATACCGTAGCGGTGCCGGATTTTCCTTGTTCGGCTATGCCAAAACTGGACGAATGGCTGCAAGTATTGCATAGCGTGATGGGTCAATACGGCGAAGGTATTTTGATCGGGCACAGTTTGGGAGGGTTGTTGGCTGTGCAATATCTACTCTCGGGCGGGAAAGCACCGAAAGTTATTTTAGCCGCTACGCCTTATGCCAAATTTCCGTTGGCTCCGGAAATTGATGGGTTTTTCCCGACAGTCCAAGATTTATTTGAAATTAAAAATTTGACTGAGTTTGTAATTTTCCAATCCGACAATGATCCTTATCTACGGCCTGATGATGGCGCCAAATGGGTCCAGGCGCTGGGCGGGAAATTAACTGTTCTGCCCGGGCAGGGCCATCTCCTATCAGAGGAGTTCCCGGAAATTTGCCAGTTCCTGGAAGTATAA
- a CDS encoding PA14 domain-containing protein: protein MKRLHWSKLISLLAGLSLAFNSIMPGGAAALACEDKCSEADLIVNGSFEDPVVGAAANWDIFGATAFIPGWQADWRADVPTVWNDQERPAPQIELQKGVNGWTAEEGAQWTELDTDWDGPAGPLNGEPASIHLWQDITTVPGADYEIKFWTSPRPGINEENTEAKFGSSVLGTFTTDGTANTGTVWTEHIYTVAATAAVTRLMFTDLGTANSLGGLVDKVSVSRICEEPEPDPCDFGDKTGWYGEYFNYSQSHPDMNLPQGNWPDQTHGDPMGNAAPWTADWYTQPYFRFSRVDANLAFGGDFFPFDGTNGATPLEEDNYNGRDYHFGAHWSAKVTAPADGNYSFNLTTDDDAWVYLDGVLAADNSGIHPPASISGSMALTTAPKILDVYFAERHTVQSHMYFAFTGDIFPQIVPYNRACPQPVPELSLEKTGIYNPTNGQIDYSIDWELTGAGTLSNVTITDAVPTGTTFVSADNSGTESGGVVTWSLGPKTAPASGTVHLVVSVDSYEPWADTVIDYNPGLQKGGGALPGDRTDASEALGADTDDDAAPINFVSLGFGGDLVLGFNNYILDGTGADIHVIETSWGNPSAASYPEKLEVFASQNGSTWTSLGTQTRSDINHDNDFDLSGLLPWAKYLKLVDKTDASWAGWGSDADGYDVAAVQALHSAPAECALDNAAHITGLAYNQQPVTADAAVTLTLNQIACAKDVTVVAHKIVCDSEADLPNWGNGGPDITADTAQDWVAQHPGCRFVEGWDFQWGPQSAYDPGDTLVGPANAPWQTMPPTDANGKTTVTLTPENIAGSSYLWFREVLQEGYIPFTFDQNGDTNANPVSAEMYCHADVLNYDNYDRIDGIEMGKTYNCVGFNVLAESLNHSVSGMKFNDHNGNGVKDADDNGLAKWTIYASKKVDSIQVAAQNDIPTSPEFWTNALDNGKEYILRVSGTYDANDGITADAKYSIRTGPDWTDIVENYGAYGPTLLDLFIDNVAPDWGVFNPAHVYWRTIVGTGAQVKLQIYEIYAQNDSGFLTVDVYEVIDSELTDGDGNYHFTFLEDIGEVMISEQTQSGWLETMPSPEGYYLVSTGLNYTDKDFGNHYTVQLPGSVTGMKFNDHDSDGVKDVNDGGLQGWTIYAGQLVDELSVDSHSNNEDGDGNTIQSNVVLTNGQKYFVRASDTFSAGDSITADAQYSTRSDPNVWTDLVENYGGWGVELLDLWIGSDFSLWGSYNPAHLYWHTLTGDGNTTSLHIHDIYASNNQGSLNVKIYRVVAEDITDESGSYQLNIPDELTGDLVIAEETQNGWIETYPMPLGYHLVSADGLTEGINFGNHDISEQNPGGGPDQQFGSISGMKFNDHDGDGVKDVNDGPLADWTIYIDANGDGDLDVGEPTYLTLEDGTYQFINLVADTYAVREVGNNGWTQTYPASSVHTLVIGDGTWIWAGINFGNHEGSVDSQGEGGSGGGGGSSGGGGSSGGGGGGGTIIPPTNPTGGSSNDEGGVGGGEVAGDETDNTGGLTGGGSGGGRQLALGTGDQGNLEDQGDVAGDEITNEENDENTCESCNVWKILGISGLSLLLLLLILYIIYRLTRKNNVMGSK, encoded by the coding sequence ATGAAGAGATTGCACTGGTCGAAACTGATCTCGCTTCTGGCGGGATTATCTTTGGCATTCAATAGCATTATGCCAGGTGGGGCAGCCGCCTTAGCCTGTGAAGATAAATGCAGCGAAGCCGATTTAATTGTTAACGGCAGTTTTGAAGATCCCGTAGTGGGGGCAGCTGCCAATTGGGATATTTTTGGTGCCACCGCTTTTATCCCGGGCTGGCAAGCTGATTGGCGGGCGGATGTGCCGACAGTTTGGAATGATCAGGAGAGGCCAGCTCCGCAGATAGAGCTCCAAAAGGGGGTAAATGGTTGGACAGCTGAAGAAGGTGCGCAGTGGACAGAGCTGGATACCGACTGGGATGGTCCCGCGGGGCCTCTGAACGGAGAACCGGCTTCTATTCATCTCTGGCAAGACATTACTACGGTCCCGGGAGCTGATTACGAAATTAAGTTTTGGACTTCGCCCCGGCCGGGAATTAATGAAGAAAACACAGAAGCAAAATTTGGCAGCTCGGTTCTAGGGACTTTTACTACTGACGGTACTGCTAATACTGGTACAGTTTGGACAGAACATATTTACACAGTAGCGGCTACTGCGGCAGTGACACGGTTGATGTTTACCGACCTGGGCACGGCTAATTCATTAGGCGGATTGGTAGATAAAGTTAGCGTGTCGCGGATTTGTGAAGAGCCCGAACCAGACCCATGCGATTTCGGTGACAAGACCGGTTGGTATGGTGAATATTTCAATTATTCCCAGAGCCATCCCGATATGAATTTACCGCAGGGAAACTGGCCTGACCAAACCCATGGCGACCCCATGGGGAACGCTGCGCCTTGGACAGCGGATTGGTACACCCAGCCATATTTCCGGTTCTCTCGGGTAGATGCCAATCTTGCTTTTGGCGGTGATTTCTTCCCGTTTGATGGCACCAATGGTGCGACGCCTTTAGAGGAAGATAATTACAACGGCAGGGATTATCACTTTGGCGCCCATTGGTCGGCTAAAGTTACCGCTCCCGCCGATGGTAATTACAGTTTTAATTTAACGACTGATGATGATGCTTGGGTATATCTGGACGGCGTATTAGCGGCAGATAATTCTGGTATCCATCCGCCAGCGTCCATCAGTGGTTCTATGGCTCTCACCACTGCTCCGAAAATCTTGGATGTGTATTTTGCCGAACGGCACACAGTGCAGTCGCACATGTATTTCGCATTTACTGGCGATATTTTCCCGCAGATAGTTCCATATAATCGGGCTTGCCCTCAGCCAGTGCCAGAATTGTCTCTCGAAAAAACTGGCATATATAATCCAACGAACGGTCAAATTGACTACTCAATTGATTGGGAACTTACTGGCGCTGGCACACTCTCTAATGTAACAATTACCGATGCAGTTCCGACTGGCACAACTTTTGTATCCGCCGATAATAGCGGAACCGAATCTGGCGGTGTAGTTACTTGGTCCCTTGGTCCTAAAACTGCGCCGGCCAGCGGGACGGTTCATCTGGTCGTTTCAGTTGATTCTTACGAACCCTGGGCGGATACGGTTATAGATTATAATCCTGGGTTGCAAAAGGGCGGCGGGGCCTTGCCGGGCGACAGAACTGATGCCTCCGAAGCGCTTGGAGCAGACACGGATGACGATGCCGCTCCCATCAATTTTGTCAGCTTAGGTTTTGGCGGCGACTTAGTATTAGGATTTAATAATTACATTCTAGATGGCACTGGCGCCGATATTCATGTGATTGAAACCAGCTGGGGCAATCCGTCAGCAGCGAGTTATCCAGAAAAGTTAGAAGTATTTGCTTCCCAAAATGGCTCGACTTGGACGTCTTTGGGTACGCAAACCCGTAGTGATATAAATCACGATAATGATTTCGATCTTAGCGGGTTACTCCCTTGGGCTAAGTATTTAAAATTAGTCGATAAAACCGATGCTAGTTGGGCGGGTTGGGGGAGCGACGCCGATGGTTATGATGTGGCAGCGGTCCAGGCCTTACATTCAGCTCCTGCCGAGTGTGCGCTCGATAACGCAGCTCACATCACCGGTTTGGCTTACAACCAGCAGCCGGTAACTGCCGATGCCGCTGTTACGCTGACTCTCAATCAGATTGCCTGCGCCAAGGATGTAACGGTAGTGGCGCATAAAATTGTGTGTGACTCGGAAGCCGATCTGCCCAATTGGGGCAATGGCGGACCAGATATTACTGCCGATACTGCCCAAGATTGGGTGGCGCAACATCCTGGTTGCCGGTTTGTGGAAGGCTGGGATTTCCAATGGGGACCCCAAAGCGCTTATGATCCGGGAGATACTCTCGTCGGACCAGCCAATGCGCCATGGCAAACTATGCCGCCAACGGATGCTAACGGTAAGACCACAGTTACGCTGACTCCGGAAAATATTGCCGGCAGCAGTTATCTTTGGTTCCGCGAAGTGCTGCAAGAGGGCTATATTCCATTCACCTTTGATCAAAATGGCGATACTAACGCCAATCCAGTCAGCGCCGAGATGTACTGCCATGCGGATGTCTTAAATTACGACAATTATGATCGGATTGACGGGATCGAAATGGGTAAAACTTATAATTGCGTCGGGTTTAATGTACTCGCTGAATCGCTGAACCACTCTGTTTCCGGCATGAAATTCAACGATCATAACGGTAACGGGGTGAAGGATGCTGATGATAATGGTTTAGCGAAATGGACGATCTATGCCAGTAAAAAAGTTGATAGCATTCAGGTTGCAGCTCAAAATGATATTCCGACCAGTCCTGAATTTTGGACCAATGCACTAGATAATGGCAAAGAATATATTTTGCGCGTTTCCGGAACCTACGATGCTAACGATGGCATCACTGCTGATGCCAAGTATTCTATCCGCACTGGCCCCGATTGGACGGATATTGTGGAAAACTACGGAGCTTACGGTCCGACCCTGCTGGATCTCTTTATCGATAATGTGGCACCAGACTGGGGCGTCTTTAATCCCGCGCATGTCTATTGGCGCACGATTGTGGGAACAGGCGCGCAAGTTAAATTGCAGATTTATGAAATCTATGCCCAGAACGACAGCGGCTTCTTAACCGTGGATGTTTACGAAGTGATTGATAGTGAACTTACGGATGGCGATGGTAATTATCACTTCACTTTCCTGGAAGATATTGGCGAAGTAATGATCTCCGAACAGACGCAATCCGGTTGGTTAGAAACCATGCCTAGTCCGGAAGGTTACTACCTAGTATCCACCGGTCTTAATTACACCGATAAAGACTTCGGTAATCACTACACCGTGCAATTACCGGGTTCTGTGACTGGCATGAAATTCAATGACCATGACAGTGATGGTGTGAAAGATGTTAATGATGGCGGGCTCCAGGGTTGGACAATTTATGCTGGTCAACTAGTTGATGAACTCAGTGTTGATTCCCACAGCAATAATGAAGATGGCGATGGCAACACTATTCAATCAAATGTGGTATTAACTAACGGTCAAAAATACTTTGTTCGCGCTTCCGATACTTTCTCCGCGGGTGATAGTATTACCGCTGATGCTCAATATTCTACTCGGTCAGATCCAAATGTTTGGACTGATTTAGTAGAGAATTATGGTGGTTGGGGCGTAGAACTACTTGATTTATGGATTGGTAGCGACTTTAGTCTTTGGGGTTCTTACAACCCTGCCCATCTTTATTGGCATACATTAACGGGTGACGGTAATACCACAAGTCTTCATATCCATGATATCTATGCTAGTAATAATCAAGGCTCACTGAACGTTAAGATTTACCGGGTAGTAGCCGAAGATATTACTGACGAATCGGGTAGTTACCAATTGAATATTCCTGATGAACTCACGGGTGACTTAGTGATAGCCGAAGAAACGCAAAATGGCTGGATAGAAACTTATCCAATGCCGTTAGGTTACCATTTGGTTTCAGCTGACGGGTTAACCGAAGGGATTAACTTTGGCAATCATGATATCAGCGAACAAAATCCTGGTGGAGGGCCCGACCAACAGTTTGGTTCTATTTCCGGGATGAAATTCAACGACCATGACGGCGATGGCGTGAAAGATGTTAATGATGGGCCATTGGCCGATTGGACGATATATATTGACGCTAATGGTGATGGTGATTTGGATGTGGGTGAGCCAACCTATCTCACCCTTGAAGACGGTACTTATCAGTTTATCAATCTAGTAGCAGACACTTATGCGGTGCGCGAAGTAGGTAATAACGGTTGGACACAAACTTATCCTGCTTCGTCAGTGCATACGCTAGTTATTGGTGATGGCACTTGGATTTGGGCGGGTATCAACTTTGGCAACCATGAAGGAAGTGTTGATAGTCAAGGCGAAGGCGGTTCTGGCGGTGGCGGCGGTAGTTCTGGTGGCGGTGGTAGTTCTGGCGGTGGCGGTGGCGGTGGTACCATTATTCCTCCGACAAATCCAACTGGCGGATCTTCTAACGATGAAGGCGGAGTTGGTGGGGGAGAAGTCGCTGGCGATGAAACTGACAACACTGGCGGCTTAACTGGTGGCGGTTCTGGCGGTGGTCGGCAACTTGCTCTCGGTACTGGTGATCAAGGCAACCTGGAAGATCAAGGCGATGTGGCTGGTGATGAGATCACCAACGAAGAAAATGATGAGAATACATGCGAGAGTTGCAATGTTTGGAAGATCCTAGGTATCAGCGGCTTATCTCTCTTATTGCTACTCTTAATTCTTTACATCATCTATAGATTGACTCGCAAGAATAATGTGATGGGGAGTAAATAA
- a CDS encoding CAP domain-containing protein, translating to MKNQNRKTSAEVYPKLGRGLLLAAKVFLVASSAVLLAAAYQPVLAQGLLGEETEIIRLTNQLRQDQGLPALIVNNKLNSSALAKANDMAANNYFGHADKLGNRMAYWIKAAGYNYLRAGENLAKGFSSPESTVAAWVNSPTHYANLLNSNYREIGVGITQGYLDGRLTTFVVQHFGELIPKLDLTPAAVIKPLASFANVLGDNLDGTAPPVSLFTPALEINNLEAKDKGNDWPSQYNEATTINNSPGGLLLVVYDDIRDGLLRQRLMPAALADDYTTLGLPPRGYQIAQIVFTVLAALGIWGWLSALMWPVYAWLIKLKSRT from the coding sequence GTGAAAAATCAAAACAGAAAAACATCAGCAGAAGTTTATCCTAAATTGGGCAGAGGCCTTCTTTTAGCTGCCAAAGTGTTTTTAGTAGCCAGTTCAGCCGTTTTATTGGCGGCAGCCTATCAGCCAGTATTGGCGCAGGGTTTACTGGGAGAAGAAACCGAGATTATCCGCCTAACTAATCAATTACGGCAAGATCAAGGTTTGCCGGCACTCATAGTAAATAATAAATTAAATTCTTCTGCTTTGGCCAAAGCTAATGATATGGCAGCGAATAATTATTTCGGACACGCGGATAAATTAGGTAACCGGATGGCTTATTGGATTAAGGCGGCTGGTTATAATTATTTGCGGGCAGGTGAAAATTTAGCCAAAGGATTCAGCAGTCCAGAAAGCACTGTAGCGGCGTGGGTGAACAGTCCGACGCATTATGCCAATCTGCTCAATTCTAATTATCGCGAGATTGGAGTAGGAATTACCCAGGGTTATTTGGATGGGCGTTTAACTACTTTTGTGGTGCAACATTTTGGCGAACTGATACCTAAACTCGATTTGACTCCCGCTGCCGTTATTAAGCCTTTAGCCAGTTTTGCCAACGTGCTAGGCGATAACTTAGACGGAACAGCCCCCCCGGTGTCTTTATTTACCCCGGCTTTAGAAATAAATAACTTGGAAGCTAAAGATAAGGGCAACGATTGGCCTAGCCAATACAATGAAGCAACCACCATCAATAACTCGCCGGGAGGTCTTTTGTTAGTAGTCTATGACGATATTAGAGATGGTTTGCTAAGACAAAGACTGATGCCGGCTGCTTTAGCCGATGATTACACTACTTTGGGGTTACCGCCTCGCGGTTATCAAATCGCTCAAATAGTGTTTACCGTATTAGCGGCTCTGGGAATCTGGGGTTGGCTATCGGCTTTGATGTGGCCAGTTTATGCTTGGCTAATAAAACTGAAAAGCCGAACCTGA
- a CDS encoding succinylglutamate desuccinylase/aspartoacylase family protein, which translates to MLTAITMNALAKYNLTGQQIHYSFINVLTGSDLSSRRLAIMEAKSKNSGPVVWLTGCVHGEEVGGIAIIQEIFKKLKKEPLIAGSVYAFPLMNPMGFEMGSRGIGVSSDDLNRSFPGNLKGSLAERIADKIFTTIMGTNPTLVLDLHNDWTQSIPYTLIDPYPGIEHKEAYEKVKTYAEQTGLVVINEQEEVDDKDDLKRTLSGSLLLKNIPAITLELGEAYIVNEQNVEEGVKAIWNILMKLGMVNPVEQKMDYPIPAELKGKVLHYSHQPVSSSSGIIRFKVKPGQLVKKDQPIAKIYNVFGKLEQTLAADRDGIVLGHADSSVALPGEPIVSFGFL; encoded by the coding sequence ATGCTAACCGCTATTACTATGAATGCTTTAGCTAAATACAATTTGACCGGCCAGCAAATTCACTACTCGTTTATTAATGTATTAACGGGTTCGGATTTATCGTCTCGTCGTTTGGCAATTATGGAAGCCAAGAGTAAAAACTCTGGTCCGGTAGTTTGGCTGACCGGTTGCGTGCATGGCGAAGAGGTGGGTGGGATTGCTATTATTCAAGAAATCTTCAAGAAATTAAAAAAAGAGCCGCTAATTGCCGGATCGGTTTATGCCTTTCCTTTAATGAATCCGATGGGGTTTGAAATGGGTTCTCGCGGCATTGGTGTGAGCTCGGATGATTTAAATAGATCTTTTCCTGGAAATCTCAAAGGGTCTCTTGCTGAGAGGATTGCCGATAAAATTTTTACTACCATTATGGGAACTAATCCCACTTTGGTGTTGGATTTGCACAATGATTGGACCCAATCGATTCCGTATACTCTGATCGATCCCTATCCCGGAATTGAACATAAAGAGGCCTATGAAAAAGTGAAAACCTATGCCGAGCAAACCGGCTTGGTGGTGATTAACGAACAAGAAGAGGTTGATGATAAAGACGATTTAAAGCGGACTCTCTCGGGTAGTTTGCTTCTCAAGAACATTCCTGCCATCACTTTGGAATTAGGCGAAGCCTATATTGTGAACGAGCAAAATGTGGAAGAAGGCGTTAAAGCCATCTGGAATATTTTGATGAAATTAGGCATGGTTAATCCGGTGGAACAAAAAATGGACTATCCCATCCCGGCTGAATTAAAAGGCAAAGTGCTGCATTATTCACATCAGCCGGTTAGTTCCAGTTCGGGGATTATCCGATTCAAAGTCAAACCCGGCCAATTAGTTAAAAAAGATCAGCCGATTGCCAAGATCTATAATGTATTCGGTAAATTAGAGCAGACGCTCGCGGCCGATCGGGATGGGATTGTCTTAGGCCATGCCGATTCTTCCGTGGCTCTCCCCGGCGAACCCATTGTCTCATTTGGATTCCTTTAA
- a CDS encoding helix-turn-helix domain-containing protein: protein MLTQELQQLGLNEKEAKVYLSALEFGPTTVAKLAQKSGVKRTSIYEFLADMVARGLIVATVVGKRTLYDGIDPEGLNILIDRQQKIIKELTPELLLLTKQSPQKPKIRFYEGVEGSKYVFNDTLNQPDGAEILFIGTWAGTFDVVPQTFVNQYIIQRKKKHIKVRSIVPYDKDAVEGKKKDAEELRETIIVPESKLPIKTKINIYGNKIAILSFGDEKISLIIESQQISDTLKAIFNLLWENLKQPKA from the coding sequence ATGTTAACCCAAGAATTGCAGCAATTAGGACTCAACGAAAAAGAAGCCAAGGTCTATTTGTCAGCTTTAGAATTTGGCCCCACTACTGTCGCCAAACTAGCCCAAAAATCTGGCGTTAAACGCACATCGATTTACGAATTTTTGGCCGATATGGTGGCTAGGGGGTTGATTGTTGCCACCGTGGTCGGCAAAAGAACTTTATACGACGGCATTGACCCGGAAGGACTAAATATATTAATCGATAGGCAACAAAAAATAATTAAAGAGTTAACCCCCGAACTTTTACTCCTGACTAAACAAAGTCCCCAAAAACCTAAGATCAGGTTTTATGAAGGCGTTGAGGGATCGAAATATGTGTTTAATGATACCTTAAATCAACCTGATGGAGCAGAGATATTATTTATTGGCACCTGGGCAGGAACTTTTGATGTCGTACCCCAGACTTTTGTTAATCAATATATCATTCAGAGGAAAAAGAAGCATATTAAAGTTCGCTCGATCGTCCCCTATGATAAAGATGCCGTGGAAGGTAAGAAGAAAGATGCTGAGGAACTCCGCGAAACAATAATTGTGCCGGAGAGCAAGCTCCCGATTAAAACCAAGATTAATATTTATGGCAACAAAATCGCTATTCTGTCGTTTGGCGATGAAAAGATAAGTCTAATTATTGAATCGCAACAAATTTCCGACACCCTGAAGGCAATTTTTAACCTCCTTTGGGAAAATCTCAAGCAACCCAAGGCATAG
- a CDS encoding ABC transporter substrate-binding protein, which yields MNTNKISSKFVWSVIGIMVVLIVGYFVFKGPANLATVEQVKVGAILPLSGPAAVFGEPMKNGLDMAIKDNKNIQIIYEDSKAVPADGVTAYQKLIAQGVNVVVSAYSGVSIPLAKLALENKTPLIMSIVAASNVTNTYAYRYYAKPSSYVIPAFTDPSSPLNKLTDIAVLHQDSEYGKSISDIIVDVAKEKDKKIVINESFKVNETDFSTVMLKIKNAKPQAVLFVPSMPAEAIAIMKKADELKVNAIFIETGAAFSDPAVQKQAPAMTFYTTGFKFSLPDDNSVFKDLYKSAYGANANFAAAFGYDMGKLIVACAKKSSNIQACLSQTTSVDGITGKITGITGEEINPPMILMKVN from the coding sequence ATGAATACCAATAAAATAAGTTCTAAATTTGTGTGGTCAGTCATAGGTATCATGGTTGTTTTAATTGTTGGCTACTTTGTGTTTAAAGGTCCTGCTAATTTAGCAACAGTAGAACAAGTAAAAGTAGGAGCAATTTTGCCATTATCTGGTCCAGCAGCAGTTTTTGGCGAACCAATGAAGAATGGTTTAGACATGGCCATTAAAGATAATAAAAATATTCAGATTATTTACGAAGATAGTAAAGCTGTGCCAGCCGATGGGGTGACGGCCTACCAAAAGTTGATTGCCCAGGGGGTGAATGTGGTAGTCTCGGCCTACAGTGGTGTCAGTATACCTCTAGCTAAGTTGGCTTTGGAAAATAAAACTCCGTTAATCATGTCGATAGTTGCGGCCAGCAATGTGACAAATACATATGCGTATCGGTATTATGCCAAACCCAGCAGCTATGTTATCCCAGCTTTTACCGATCCCAGCTCCCCGTTAAACAAGCTGACTGATATTGCTGTGCTGCATCAGGATAGTGAGTATGGGAAGTCTATTAGCGACATTATTGTCGATGTGGCTAAAGAAAAAGATAAAAAGATAGTCATCAATGAGTCTTTCAAAGTGAATGAAACTGACTTTTCTACGGTGATGCTTAAAATTAAGAACGCAAAGCCGCAAGCAGTTTTATTTGTTCCGTCTATGCCAGCTGAAGCGATTGCTATTATGAAAAAAGCCGATGAGTTAAAAGTAAATGCAATCTTTATTGAAACAGGGGCGGCTTTTTCTGACCCAGCGGTACAAAAACAAGCCCCAGCCATGACCTTCTATACAACGGGATTCAAATTCTCTCTGCCGGATGATAATTCGGTGTTCAAGGACCTCTACAAGAGTGCCTATGGGGCTAATGCGAACTTCGCTGCCGCCTTTGGCTACGATATGGGCAAACTAATTGTCGCCTGTGCTAAAAAAAGTTCAAATATCCAGGCTTGTTTGTCTCAAACTACTAGTGTAGATGGGATCACAGGTAAGATCACAGGAATTACTGGTGAGGAAATTAACCCACCCATGATCTTGATGAAGGTTAACTAA
- a CDS encoding DedA family protein, whose product MSVFEQIAIWATQMIGTLSYPGVLMLMALESMIAPIPSEAVMPFAGFLVAEGQMSMLSVVIWATIGSIIGSLISYYIGLWGGRALVLKVGKYLLLNEHHLDVTEKFFRKRGDITVFISRFIPVVRHFISIPAGMGKMPLIPFVIYTAVGAGLWNWILTYAGFRLRANWATITPYFHIVDKVILGVIVLAALCFIWSQLKPRKV is encoded by the coding sequence ATGAGTGTGTTTGAGCAGATCGCAATTTGGGCGACGCAGATGATCGGGACTTTAAGTTATCCGGGAGTTTTAATGTTGATGGCGCTGGAATCCATGATTGCACCTATCCCCAGCGAGGCCGTGATGCCTTTTGCCGGCTTCTTGGTGGCCGAAGGCCAGATGAGCATGCTATCCGTAGTCATCTGGGCCACTATCGGCTCAATTATCGGCAGTTTAATTTCTTATTACATCGGACTTTGGGGCGGTCGCGCTTTAGTTCTGAAAGTCGGTAAATATCTTTTGTTAAATGAGCATCATTTAGATGTGACAGAAAAATTCTTTCGCAAAAGGGGAGACATCACAGTTTTCATTAGCCGATTTATTCCGGTAGTTCGCCATTTTATTAGTATTCCGGCTGGCATGGGCAAAATGCCGTTAATTCCTTTTGTGATTTATACAGCAGTTGGGGCGGGGCTATGGAACTGGATTTTAACTTATGCCGGATTCCGCCTTCGCGCCAACTGGGCCACTATTACCCCGTATTTCCACATCGTCGACAAAGTTATTCTGGGAGTGATTGTTTTAGCTGCCCTCTGTTTTATTTGGAGCCAACTCAAACCCCGTAAAGTTTAA